In Armatimonadota bacterium, the following proteins share a genomic window:
- a CDS encoding prepilin-type N-terminal cleavage/methylation domain-containing protein, giving the protein MKGIRIYQDSVMKMKRVLQAFTLIELLVVIAIIAILAAILFPVFAQAKAAAKQSACLSNMHQVGVSMMLYTSDESDMYPTLLPITSPINSGGDPYMPYDMAIMPYIKNTQIFHCPTDPGAFPNWMGQSSFWDGNYYSRKFKRSYSIVGNLDTVQSGARDTNTGIGIHSGFDPYPDSYNITSRSTTSFDEPSSSIILVEDWLDSSNSDDSWIGCPYGSVFMGCDVQEIPGRKYPPVSPSDELPPTCTNTHGPGGGSHTSGQNYAFSDGHAKLMDYYRIRSNDYWLFKVSKPATAVSP; this is encoded by the coding sequence ATGAAGGGCATAAGAATTTATCAGGATTCTGTTATGAAGATGAAACGAGTTTTACAAGCTTTTACCCTCATCGAGCTTTTGGTGGTTATTGCGATCATCGCCATTTTGGCGGCCATTCTGTTTCCGGTCTTTGCCCAGGCGAAGGCGGCGGCCAAGCAGAGCGCTTGCCTGAGCAATATGCACCAGGTCGGCGTGAGCATGATGCTTTACACCAGCGATGAGTCGGACATGTATCCGACGCTTTTGCCGATTACCTCGCCGATTAATAGCGGTGGCGACCCTTACATGCCGTACGACATGGCGATTATGCCGTACATCAAGAACACCCAGATCTTCCATTGTCCGACCGATCCAGGTGCGTTTCCGAACTGGATGGGGCAGAGTTCGTTCTGGGACGGCAACTACTACAGCCGCAAGTTCAAGCGGTCTTACTCGATCGTTGGGAACTTAGACACGGTGCAAAGCGGGGCGCGGGACACGAATACGGGGATTGGAATCCACAGCGGATTCGACCCATACCCGGATAGCTACAACATCACCTCGCGCAGCACGACGTCGTTCGACGAGCCGTCCAGTTCGATCATTCTGGTCGAGGACTGGCTGGATTCGTCGAACTCTGACGATTCGTGGATCGGTTGTCCGTATGGTTCGGTGTTCATGGGTTGCGACGTTCAAGAGATTCCGGGAAGGAAGTATCCGCCCGTAAGTCCATCGGACGAACTGCCGCCGACCTGCACGAACACGCATGGACCGGGTGGCGGGAGCCATACGTCGGGGCAGAATTACGCGTTTTCGGATGGCCATGCGAAGTTGATGGATTACTATCGAATTCGGTCGAACGACTATTGGCTGTTCAAAGTCAGTAAACCGGCCACTGCGGTTTCGCCTTAG
- a CDS encoding CTP synthase: protein MATKYIFVTGGVVSGIGKGVATASLGRLLRNRGFTVAPIKLDPYINVDAGTMNPYQHGEVFVTEDGAETDLDLGHYERFMDVNCSKGSSITTGKIYRNVIEAERRGDYLGGTVQVIPHVTNEIKRLAKHVALEQEADVVIAEIGGTVGDIESLPFLEAIRQMRTDLGYENTMYVHVTLVPTVGPWHEVKTKPTQHSVYKLREIGISPDVLICRCEVPMSEEVIDKISLFCGVPTEAVIQSQNVDTIYEVPLLYEEKGLGDFVSKRLGLEQRKGQMQEWEQLVDALKHPVSEVTIAVVGKYTSNGDAYKSIAEALIHAGIPHKASVSIRWIESDELEKAGAPAEVLKGIDGLVVAPGFGSRGIEGKIEAIKIAREQGIPFLGICLGLQMAVIEYSRNVCGLEGANSEEMTDSASYPVIHLLPEQKGVKDKGATMRLGSYPCNLVNNTLAHNLYNATRITERHRHRFEVNNDFREKLQQHGMVISGVSPDYRLVEMVEVPAHPFFIATQAHPELKSRPNRPHPLFAGLVGAAVKSKAVVS from the coding sequence ATGGCGACAAAGTACATTTTCGTAACCGGCGGCGTTGTAAGTGGAATCGGAAAAGGAGTCGCAACCGCCAGCCTCGGAAGACTCCTCCGCAACCGCGGCTTCACCGTCGCTCCCATCAAGCTCGATCCCTACATCAACGTCGATGCCGGCACGATGAACCCCTACCAGCACGGTGAGGTTTTCGTCACCGAAGATGGCGCCGAAACCGACCTCGATCTTGGCCATTACGAGCGATTTATGGACGTCAACTGCTCCAAAGGCAGCTCCATCACCACCGGAAAAATTTACCGCAACGTCATCGAAGCCGAACGTCGAGGCGACTATCTCGGTGGCACCGTCCAGGTCATCCCCCACGTCACCAACGAGATCAAGCGACTCGCCAAGCACGTTGCTTTGGAACAAGAAGCGGATGTGGTCATCGCCGAGATCGGCGGCACCGTCGGTGACATCGAATCGCTTCCCTTCCTCGAAGCCATCCGCCAAATGCGCACCGACCTTGGCTACGAGAACACGATGTACGTCCACGTGACGCTCGTTCCCACCGTCGGTCCCTGGCACGAAGTCAAGACCAAGCCGACCCAGCACAGCGTTTACAAACTCCGCGAAATCGGCATCTCGCCCGATGTCCTCATCTGCCGTTGTGAGGTTCCGATGTCCGAAGAGGTCATCGACAAGATCAGCCTCTTCTGCGGCGTCCCCACCGAAGCGGTCATCCAGTCGCAGAACGTGGACACCATTTACGAAGTCCCCCTCCTGTACGAAGAGAAGGGCCTAGGCGACTTCGTCTCGAAGCGCCTCGGGCTCGAACAGCGCAAGGGCCAGATGCAGGAATGGGAACAACTCGTCGACGCCCTCAAACACCCGGTCAGCGAAGTCACCATCGCCGTCGTGGGCAAATACACGTCCAACGGCGACGCCTATAAATCAATCGCCGAAGCCCTCATCCACGCCGGCATCCCGCATAAGGCGTCGGTCAGCATCCGCTGGATCGAGAGCGACGAGCTTGAAAAGGCCGGAGCCCCCGCCGAAGTCCTCAAGGGCATTGACGGCTTGGTGGTCGCCCCTGGATTCGGAAGCCGAGGCATCGAAGGCAAGATCGAGGCGATCAAGATCGCCCGCGAACAAGGAATTCCCTTCCTCGGCATCTGCCTGGGGCTTCAAATGGCCGTCATCGAGTATTCGCGCAACGTCTGTGGCCTCGAAGGCGCAAACTCCGAAGAAATGACCGATTCCGCCTCGTATCCAGTCATCCACCTGCTACCCGAGCAGAAGGGCGTCAAGGACAAGGGCGCGACTATGCGGCTCGGCTCCTACCCGTGCAACCTGGTCAACAACACGCTCGCCCACAACCTTTACAACGCGACCCGCATCACCGAACGCCACCGCCACCGATTCGAGGTCAACAACGATTTCCGCGAAAAGCTCCAACAGCACGGAATGGTCATCTCGGGCGTCTCGCCCGACTACCGACTGGTCGAAATGGTGGAGGTTCCCGCTCACCCGTTCTTCATCGCGACCCAAGCCCACCCCGAACTGAAGAGCCGTCCAAATCGACCGCATCCTCTGTTCGCTGGTCTAGTAGGCGCAGCAGTGAAGTCGAAAGCAGTCGTTAGCTAA
- the asnS gene encoding asparagine--tRNA ligase has product MDYRRQYIKDLFQLAPGVQASAYGWVKTRRDSKGISFVQLSDGSCFKDLQIVVEEGVIDAETLKHVTTGACVRFDGEIVESPAAGQAVELKATGLEIFGPADPMTYPLQKKGATMEFLREIAHLRVRGNTFGAVFRVRNQLAQAVHQFFDERGFHYIHTPIITASDAEGAGAMFQVTTSVEHDEKGYVVTKKDPAEDFFGKPAYLTVSGQLEAETLALGLTNVYTFGPTFRAENSSTSRHLAEFWMIEPEMAFCSLEGDMNLAEEFLKYTIQHTLDRCAGDLEFFNQRIEPELLKTLNHVAESGFERMTYTEAIKVLENSGENFEYPVSWGTDLQSEHERWLTETKVGRPVILTDYPKEIKAFYMRLNDDEKTVRAMDVLAPRIGEIIGGSQREERLDVLERRIQEQGLPMEAYWWYLDLRKFGSVPHAGFGLGFERLVMYVTGMKNIRDVIPYYRVPGNAEF; this is encoded by the coding sequence ATGGATTACCGACGCCAGTACATCAAGGACCTTTTCCAGCTTGCCCCGGGGGTGCAGGCCAGCGCCTATGGCTGGGTGAAAACCCGCCGCGATAGCAAGGGAATTTCGTTCGTCCAACTGAGCGACGGCTCGTGTTTCAAAGACCTTCAGATCGTGGTCGAGGAGGGCGTGATCGACGCCGAAACGCTCAAGCATGTGACGACCGGCGCATGCGTGCGGTTCGACGGCGAGATTGTGGAATCTCCGGCGGCGGGACAGGCGGTCGAGTTGAAGGCGACAGGTCTGGAAATCTTCGGTCCGGCCGACCCGATGACGTACCCACTCCAAAAGAAGGGGGCGACGATGGAGTTTCTGCGGGAGATCGCTCACCTGCGGGTGCGAGGCAATACGTTCGGCGCAGTCTTTCGAGTTCGGAACCAACTTGCTCAGGCGGTGCATCAGTTCTTCGACGAGCGCGGATTCCACTATATTCACACGCCGATCATCACCGCCAGCGACGCGGAGGGCGCGGGCGCGATGTTCCAGGTCACGACGAGCGTGGAGCACGACGAAAAGGGTTATGTGGTCACGAAGAAGGACCCGGCGGAAGACTTTTTTGGCAAACCGGCCTACCTAACGGTTAGTGGTCAGTTGGAGGCAGAAACACTGGCTTTGGGCCTGACCAATGTTTACACGTTCGGGCCGACGTTCCGGGCCGAGAATTCTTCGACCAGTCGGCACCTCGCCGAGTTCTGGATGATTGAGCCGGAGATGGCGTTCTGCTCGCTGGAAGGCGACATGAACCTGGCGGAGGAGTTCCTGAAGTACACGATCCAGCACACACTCGACAGGTGTGCGGGTGACCTGGAGTTCTTTAACCAGCGCATCGAGCCGGAACTGCTGAAGACCCTGAACCATGTAGCGGAGAGCGGCTTCGAGCGGATGACCTACACCGAGGCGATCAAGGTGCTGGAAAACTCGGGCGAGAATTTTGAGTATCCGGTGTCGTGGGGAACCGACCTGCAGAGCGAGCATGAACGATGGCTGACGGAGACAAAGGTTGGCCGTCCGGTGATCCTTACGGACTATCCGAAGGAGATCAAGGCCTTCTATATGAGGCTGAACGACGATGAGAAGACGGTTCGGGCGATGGACGTTTTGGCACCGCGAATCGGAGAAATCATCGGCGGATCGCAACGCGAGGAGCGGCTGGACGTACTGGAAAGAAGAATCCAAGAGCAGGGCCTACCGATGGAAGCCTATTGGTGGTACCTCGACCTGCGAAAGTTCGGTAGCGTGCCACACGCTGGCTTTGGGTTAGGGTTCGAACGATTGGTCATGTACGTAACGGGAATGAAAAACATCCGAGACGTAATTCCTTATTACCGCGTTCCCGGCAACGCCGAATTTTAA
- a CDS encoding ATP-binding cassette domain-containing protein, translating into MASESRFRFDPRIKRELLGQKRSILIGVGCSALAAGLYGWTLDFTQHAVDSIDALHKSHAAAEFDHLAKYCGILVAIFLLRYIFVRFQTYYLAHAVAKLTTDLRRKLMSKLLRLPVTYFNEKRSGAVQSILTNDVNVFQSAVQILRDSVEAPIKATVSLAYIVYMQWEMAVVTFLMIPVLGVIVNQNAKRMRKAQAEVQVDLADVGAVTQETLQGVRVVKAFGAEAQMDKQYAGLTQRSLVSQLKTAKLVAKLKPLVELLGAVGLILAFLIGGWLALHGDLRVSKMVVLAIALDNINQGFRGISGLSNTYSAVQAAADRIYGEILEVPEPPEHSGSLQLKTVKGEIEFRNVSFAYPDGTPALRNVSFTIEPGTSLALVGPSGAGKSTIADLLLRFYEPSSGDIFVDGVNLRDLDVAWLRNQVGVVPQQTFLFAGSIDDNLRLGAPDATEEQIGKALRMAHAENFTAEFRERNLPVLGERGVKLSGGQMQRVAIARALIREPSILLLDEATSALDAASEQAVTEALQEVMETRTTLFIAHRLTTAARATRILLLKKGEVVEIGSHRELVDHDGEYAALFRLFSAGVLEDSLG; encoded by the coding sequence ATGGCATCCGAAAGCCGCTTCCGCTTCGACCCTCGCATCAAGCGAGAGCTGTTGGGGCAAAAGCGGTCGATTCTGATCGGGGTCGGCTGCTCAGCGCTGGCGGCGGGTCTGTACGGTTGGACGCTGGATTTTACGCAGCACGCGGTTGATTCTATCGATGCGCTCCACAAGTCGCACGCTGCCGCAGAGTTCGATCATCTCGCGAAGTACTGCGGAATATTGGTGGCGATCTTCTTGCTCCGGTATATCTTCGTCCGGTTCCAAACTTATTACTTGGCCCATGCCGTCGCCAAGTTGACGACCGACTTGCGCAGAAAGCTAATGTCCAAGCTTTTGCGGCTACCGGTGACGTACTTCAACGAGAAGCGGTCCGGGGCGGTGCAGAGCATTCTCACCAACGACGTGAACGTATTTCAGTCGGCGGTGCAGATTCTGCGCGACTCCGTGGAAGCGCCGATCAAGGCCACGGTCTCCCTGGCGTACATCGTTTACATGCAATGGGAGATGGCGGTCGTGACGTTTCTGATGATTCCGGTTTTGGGAGTCATCGTCAACCAAAACGCTAAGCGGATGCGCAAAGCCCAGGCCGAGGTTCAGGTCGATCTGGCTGATGTCGGGGCGGTCACGCAGGAGACGTTGCAGGGCGTTCGCGTCGTGAAGGCGTTTGGAGCCGAGGCCCAGATGGACAAGCAATACGCCGGGCTGACCCAGCGGAGCTTGGTCAGCCAACTGAAGACTGCGAAGTTGGTGGCGAAACTGAAGCCATTGGTCGAGTTGTTGGGCGCGGTCGGTTTGATTCTCGCTTTTCTGATTGGTGGTTGGTTGGCTTTGCATGGCGACCTTCGGGTTAGCAAGATGGTGGTGTTGGCGATCGCGCTCGACAACATCAACCAGGGCTTTCGCGGCATTTCGGGGCTGTCGAACACCTATTCGGCGGTGCAAGCTGCGGCGGACCGAATCTACGGCGAAATCTTGGAAGTTCCCGAGCCGCCCGAGCATTCGGGCAGTTTGCAGTTGAAGACGGTGAAGGGTGAAATCGAATTCCGCAACGTTTCGTTTGCGTATCCCGACGGCACTCCGGCGTTGCGTAACGTCAGCTTCACCATCGAGCCGGGAACGTCGCTCGCGCTGGTGGGGCCGAGCGGGGCGGGAAAGAGTACTATCGCCGATTTGCTGCTGCGATTTTATGAGCCAAGCAGCGGTGACATCTTTGTCGATGGCGTGAATCTGCGTGACCTCGACGTCGCATGGCTGAGGAACCAGGTCGGTGTGGTGCCGCAACAGACGTTTTTGTTTGCGGGGAGCATCGACGACAACCTGCGTCTCGGCGCGCCAGACGCGACGGAGGAGCAAATCGGAAAGGCGCTTCGGATGGCGCACGCCGAGAACTTTACGGCCGAGTTTCGCGAGCGAAACCTACCGGTGCTGGGCGAGCGCGGCGTCAAGCTCAGCGGCGGTCAGATGCAACGCGTGGCGATCGCGCGGGCTTTGATCCGGGAGCCTTCGATTCTGTTGCTGGACGAGGCGACGAGCGCTCTCGACGCCGCTTCGGAGCAGGCGGTCACCGAAGCCCTGCAAGAAGTGATGGAGACGCGCACCACGCTGTTCATCGCCCACCGTTTGACGACGGCAGCGCGGGCGACGAGGATTCTCCTGCTGAAGAAGGGCGAGGTGGTCGAGATTGGTTCGCACCGCGAATTGGTGGATCACGACGGCGAGTATGCGGCGTTGTTCCGACTGTTCAGCGCGGGCGTCTTGGAGGATTCGCTTGGCTGA
- a CDS encoding ATP-binding cassette domain-containing protein, protein MRRCSDCSARASWRIRLADPVLATQGLEVGIAGHLIARCDDLELATGEVLVLIGKNGAGKSTYLRTLGGLLKPMSGQVLFGGRPQAEVKLEKEAAWLSQEEHLEFAWSVTEYVSLGRLAHHSGLSLSAEDRQKVAEALAMVDAEDLADRTVLELSGGERQRVRVARALAQDTPLILMDEPTTHLDLEHQLAFLGLLEKLKREGKSIVVSLHDVFHAGQIGSRFLLFQNGVASHASSLTKEKLEATLSVGFEPTESGYLVPIVRRTTDYAG, encoded by the coding sequence ATGCGGCGTTGTTCCGACTGTTCAGCGCGGGCGTCTTGGAGGATTCGCTTGGCTGATCCTGTGCTGGCCACGCAGGGATTGGAGGTCGGCATCGCCGGGCACCTCATCGCCCGATGTGACGATTTGGAGTTAGCGACCGGCGAGGTGTTGGTGCTGATCGGCAAGAACGGGGCGGGAAAATCGACCTACCTGCGCACGCTGGGTGGGCTTCTGAAGCCGATGAGCGGGCAGGTTTTGTTTGGCGGTCGTCCCCAAGCCGAAGTGAAACTGGAAAAGGAGGCGGCGTGGCTCTCCCAGGAGGAGCATTTGGAGTTTGCCTGGTCGGTGACAGAGTATGTGTCACTGGGGCGATTGGCGCACCATTCGGGCCTGTCGCTTTCGGCAGAAGACCGCCAAAAGGTCGCTGAGGCGCTGGCAATGGTGGATGCCGAGGATTTGGCGGATCGCACGGTTTTGGAATTGAGCGGAGGCGAACGGCAACGGGTGAGGGTCGCAAGGGCGCTGGCCCAAGACACGCCGCTGATTCTGATGGACGAGCCTACGACTCACCTGGATTTGGAACATCAACTCGCCTTTTTGGGGCTGTTGGAGAAGCTGAAGCGGGAGGGGAAATCGATCGTGGTTTCTCTGCACGACGTGTTTCATGCCGGGCAGATTGGCAGTCGCTTTCTGCTCTTCCAGAATGGCGTGGCTTCGCACGCATCCAGCTTGACAAAAGAAAAGCTCGAAGCAACCTTGTCGGTCGGCTTCGAGCCTACGGAGTCAGGCTATCTGGTGCCTATTGTCCGTCGTACCACTGACTATGCGGGCTAG